One genomic region from Catenovulum adriaticum encodes:
- a CDS encoding GDSL-type esterase/lipase family protein: protein MLKLKPFGFIVVGVLSTACSDNKAIKQDLNIGSSTDKVIYHKTLKGETDIYLKQQNKGAKILTNSVLKIEPGHGKLTQLTSDTDKTLHLSYQKSDSLNLYTQSKPALNLSRYYSAGVLALDVKFEKIKKASIEIGVSCVHACRSKIKLRDWAQDRDGKAWQPLYIPLNCLVESADALNQVKTPFHLITRGSGDIELRNIRYTNNQDANFDCITADKRSVTASMLNEFWSVSWWAKRHQQKLDEAQQSDPDLILIGDSITHGWENTGKSVWKTHFSDINSLNLGFSGDRTENVIWRLQHGEVDNLTPELTVIMIGTNNTGHRLDKPEYIKNGVAKIVELLKQKIPHSPILLLAIFPRSAQPNDVERQNNEITNQLLKNLANQQGILFANFNDAFLDENEVLSTTIMPDLLHPNKQGYEIWAQQLKPYISQYVKNK from the coding sequence ATGCTTAAACTTAAACCGTTTGGATTCATTGTTGTGGGAGTTTTGAGCACGGCCTGCTCCGACAATAAAGCAATTAAGCAAGATTTAAACATAGGCTCAAGTACCGATAAAGTCATTTACCACAAAACATTAAAAGGTGAGACAGACATATATCTTAAGCAGCAAAATAAGGGCGCTAAGATCCTGACTAATTCAGTACTAAAAATTGAACCTGGTCATGGGAAATTAACTCAGCTTACATCTGATACTGATAAAACATTACATTTAAGTTATCAAAAAAGCGATTCATTGAATTTATATACTCAGTCAAAGCCGGCGCTGAATCTATCACGCTATTATTCTGCGGGTGTATTGGCATTAGATGTTAAATTTGAAAAAATTAAAAAAGCTTCGATTGAAATTGGTGTCAGCTGTGTACACGCTTGTCGTTCAAAAATTAAGTTAAGGGATTGGGCACAGGATCGCGATGGCAAAGCTTGGCAGCCACTTTATATTCCGCTAAATTGTCTGGTTGAATCTGCTGACGCACTGAATCAAGTGAAGACGCCATTTCATTTAATCACCCGAGGTAGCGGAGATATTGAATTGCGTAATATTCGTTATACCAATAATCAAGATGCTAATTTTGATTGCATAACTGCGGACAAACGTTCGGTTACTGCTAGTATGCTCAATGAATTTTGGTCGGTTAGTTGGTGGGCTAAACGCCACCAACAAAAACTTGATGAAGCTCAACAAAGCGATCCTGATTTAATTTTAATCGGTGACTCAATAACTCATGGGTGGGAAAACACCGGGAAATCGGTTTGGAAGACGCATTTTTCAGATATTAACTCGCTGAATTTAGGTTTTAGCGGCGACCGTACCGAGAACGTGATCTGGCGCTTACAGCATGGCGAAGTGGACAACTTAACACCTGAACTTACGGTTATTATGATAGGAACGAATAACACGGGTCATCGGTTAGACAAGCCCGAGTATATAAAAAATGGGGTTGCTAAAATAGTTGAATTGTTAAAGCAAAAAATCCCACATAGCCCAATTTTATTATTAGCAATTTTCCCACGTTCAGCTCAGCCTAATGACGTTGAACGACAAAATAATGAAATTACTAACCAATTATTGAAAAATTTAGCTAACCAACAAGGTATTTTGTTTGCGAATTTTAATGATGCGTTTTTGGATGAAAATGAAGTGCTCAGTACAACAATCATGCCTGACCTATTACATCCAAATAAACAAGGCTACGAAATATGGGCGCAGCAGCTTAAACCTTACATTAGTCAATATGTAAAAAATAAATAA
- a CDS encoding TIGR01777 family oxidoreductase, producing the protein MKILFTGGTGLIGTHLIRQLKPNHKISVLTRAPSNAFEALGHDIEAYVSLDLIEKFNFDAIINLAGEPIADKRWSNKQKQKICQSRWQITQDLIDKISQSSIKPKVFISGSAVGFYGSQKPSAVIDELHNDINPEFTHKVCVKWEKIANQLKDQTRLCIIRTGIVLAKHGGALTKMKIPYQLGIGGPIGDGEQMMSWIHIDDVTSAIEHLLTDKQCAGVYNLTAPHPVNNNQFSQTLASCLHRPNVMRMPQFVMKFLFGEMSTLLLDGQAVIPTRLLDAGFHFRYPDLQSALTQCLSTNRDISESD; encoded by the coding sequence ATGAAAATATTGTTCACTGGGGGAACAGGGTTAATAGGCACCCATTTAATCCGGCAGCTTAAACCTAATCATAAAATTAGCGTGTTAACCCGTGCGCCAAGTAATGCTTTTGAAGCCTTAGGTCATGATATTGAAGCCTATGTTTCGCTTGATTTAATTGAAAAATTTAACTTTGATGCCATTATCAATTTGGCAGGCGAACCTATTGCAGATAAACGTTGGAGCAATAAACAAAAACAAAAAATTTGTCAAAGCCGCTGGCAAATAACCCAAGATCTAATCGATAAAATTAGCCAAAGCTCAATTAAACCTAAGGTTTTTATATCTGGCTCTGCGGTTGGTTTTTATGGTAGTCAAAAGCCGTCGGCCGTGATCGACGAATTACATAACGACATTAATCCTGAGTTTACTCACAAGGTATGCGTAAAATGGGAAAAAATCGCCAACCAACTTAAAGATCAGACCCGCTTATGTATTATCCGTACCGGTATTGTGCTGGCCAAACATGGCGGTGCATTAACAAAAATGAAAATTCCATATCAATTAGGTATAGGCGGACCAATTGGCGACGGTGAGCAAATGATGTCCTGGATACATATTGATGATGTGACCAGTGCTATTGAACACTTACTAACTGATAAGCAATGTGCTGGTGTTTACAATTTAACAGCGCCACATCCAGTAAATAATAATCAATTTAGCCAAACACTTGCGAGCTGTTTGCATCGACCAAATGTAATGCGAATGCCACAATTTGTGATGAAATTTTTATTTGGTGAAATGTCTACATTATTGTTAGATGGGCAAGCTGTTATTCCAACCCGATTATTAGATGCAGGCTTTCATTTTCGTTACCCAGATTTACAATCAGCATTAACTCAATGTTTATCTACCAATAGAGACATAAGTGAGTCTGATTAA
- a CDS encoding helix-turn-helix transcriptional regulator — translation MNILTSGLTLEQTRKALGISQKDLYQAVNVSRATYHNWVVGKSEPSASQFFTMLQICWHKQNPHSSPQKFNQQVNKLISLQVD, via the coding sequence ATGAATATACTAACCTCGGGACTCACGCTTGAACAAACCCGTAAAGCGCTTGGCATATCCCAAAAAGATTTATATCAGGCTGTAAATGTCTCACGTGCGACTTATCACAACTGGGTCGTTGGTAAAAGTGAGCCTAGTGCCAGTCAATTTTTTACTATGTTGCAAATTTGCTGGCACAAACAAAATCCACACTCATCCCCACAAAAATTTAATCAACAAGTAAATAAATTGATCAGTTTGCAAGTCGATTAA
- a CDS encoding carbohydrate binding domain-containing protein produces the protein MLNPDFEQGNASNWLTNDSVSIIEASTEKVHSGAYSGKITGRTDSWNAPLHSLVGLLEQNKAYQMSAWVKLVNSSD, from the coding sequence ATGCTGAATCCAGATTTTGAACAAGGTAATGCATCTAATTGGCTTACCAATGATAGTGTTTCGATTATTGAAGCCTCAACTGAAAAAGTACACAGTGGCGCTTATAGCGGTAAAATAACTGGACGTACAGACTCATGGAATGCACCATTGCATAGTTTGGTTGGTCTGCTTGAACAAAATAAAGCTTATCAAATGTCTGCTTGGGTTAAGCTCGTTAATAGTTCTGATTAA
- a CDS encoding DUF7133 domain-containing protein, with translation MLNKKIRNISVLIAAVIVNQIAAASEADEQAVKLNFSTVKKPQDLDFKLWAGPDKTTNPAFFTLSPQGKMYVAEAHRAYHGVDDVRGFPLKQTIEDIQIKTLEDRLKLYQGYSNIKPMSYYTKTSDQIRLLIDSNKDGRADTAKLFADNFNDPLDGIGSGVITRDDKVYYTNIPHLWLLEDKDQNGLAEKRTSLQTGFGTRVSFLGHDMHGLAWGPDGRLYWTIGDRGYYFTNKEGKEFDGQNVGAVFRSNPDGSNIEVFYTGLRNPTELVFDEFGNLFTAENDGDHGDFERINHLVEGGDSGWHAGHQNIMSFSKKLGFRSYKYAGKKTVPTAWIVKKMSLPRNDDQPAFMLPSITQLYTGPSGITYNPSNYLGDEWKNTFFISSFAGSRDGSYILSLKTHKNGASFLTSEPTEFVRGVNVSDIDFGLDGKFYIAEFNFGGWNAEGEGAIYTLEKPGQVEQEQKNIRLVNNLNNLSLSQLAQHLSNDNQRIRQLTQFEMAKQGKAALDIFKKIAKNSHQDLFSRIHSIWGISQLVFQGDISKDNLKSLVNLLADDNSHIRAQATRVLTDHSYANAEPELIKALDDDNAQVGMYAAIGLGKIGKINAVDAIINKLNQVEEQDLWLRHGLVMALAGIDKSAWIKYKNHSSEYVRMAVLLALRKQKDGELSYFLTDKKNRLVREAAYAISDLQLLSERAKLAGLLNQFKAHKKPALAYTHHRIINANFNEGKLDNAKQILKFALNPDTPARLATEALAAIEAWYEKNPIDSITGLPSNMNTNRTNIDNLVKTYLPKLLKSKKGFPLVQSLRLAKQYQYQVATPTLKQITLDDESPINTRLQTLNLLASNDQEQAVNIATKLLADSSIKVKKGALNLILANKPNLALNYIEGYLSSSIDEQKIALATMPAKTNTQIEKKLTQLMQQLLSGQHPPSLTIELVAAAKNSNNQTLNQMAAQYEANLNKLDLLAQYQSTLVGGDIEKGKQIVMTGGASQCLRCHKINGSGSRVGPNLTNVGQNYSAEYLLQALLEPSATIAPYFGTFTLTLNDNNKISGLFVSETEQQIQLKLDNDQTETFTKNKIKHIERPTSGMPPMGYILSKAEIRDVLAYLQTLKGKRVKSGH, from the coding sequence ATGTTAAATAAAAAAATTAGAAATATAAGTGTATTAATTGCCGCAGTTATCGTAAATCAAATTGCCGCTGCGAGTGAAGCGGATGAACAAGCTGTTAAATTAAATTTTTCAACGGTTAAAAAGCCTCAGGATTTAGACTTTAAATTATGGGCTGGCCCTGACAAAACAACCAACCCTGCCTTTTTTACCTTGTCTCCTCAAGGCAAAATGTACGTTGCTGAAGCTCATAGGGCTTATCACGGTGTAGATGATGTGCGTGGTTTTCCGTTAAAACAGACCATTGAAGACATTCAAATTAAAACTTTAGAAGACAGGCTTAAGCTATACCAAGGTTATTCAAATATTAAACCTATGTCTTATTACACTAAGACATCTGATCAAATACGTTTATTAATAGATAGCAACAAAGATGGTCGCGCTGATACTGCGAAACTATTTGCGGACAATTTTAATGACCCACTTGATGGAATTGGTTCAGGTGTGATCACGCGTGATGACAAAGTATATTACACTAATATTCCTCATTTATGGTTACTGGAAGATAAAGATCAAAATGGCTTGGCTGAAAAACGAACGTCTTTACAAACTGGCTTTGGTACGCGGGTAAGTTTTTTGGGGCACGACATGCACGGTTTAGCTTGGGGTCCAGATGGCCGTTTGTATTGGACAATTGGTGATAGAGGTTATTATTTTACCAATAAAGAAGGCAAGGAGTTTGATGGTCAAAATGTCGGTGCTGTATTTCGCTCAAACCCAGATGGTTCAAATATAGAAGTATTTTATACCGGATTAAGAAATCCAACCGAGTTGGTATTTGACGAATTTGGCAATTTGTTTACCGCTGAAAACGACGGTGACCATGGGGATTTTGAGCGCATAAACCATTTAGTTGAAGGCGGCGACTCTGGTTGGCATGCAGGACACCAAAATATTATGAGTTTTAGTAAAAAACTCGGTTTTCGTTCATATAAATATGCAGGTAAAAAGACAGTTCCCACAGCTTGGATCGTGAAAAAAATGTCATTGCCACGCAACGATGACCAACCAGCATTTATGTTACCAAGTATTACTCAACTTTATACTGGCCCTTCTGGCATTACTTACAATCCAAGCAATTATTTGGGTGACGAGTGGAAAAACACCTTTTTTATCTCATCGTTTGCGGGTTCGCGTGATGGCTCATATATCCTTTCATTAAAAACACATAAAAATGGCGCATCATTTTTAACCTCAGAGCCAACCGAATTTGTCCGTGGTGTTAATGTATCTGATATTGATTTTGGCTTAGATGGTAAATTTTATATTGCAGAGTTTAACTTTGGTGGTTGGAACGCTGAAGGAGAAGGCGCAATTTATACCTTAGAAAAACCAGGACAAGTTGAACAGGAGCAAAAAAATATAAGGTTAGTCAATAATCTAAACAATCTAAGTTTGTCACAGCTCGCTCAACATTTATCAAATGACAACCAACGAATTCGTCAATTGACGCAATTTGAAATGGCTAAACAAGGTAAAGCTGCACTCGATATATTTAAAAAAATTGCTAAAAATAGCCACCAAGACTTATTTTCTCGTATTCACAGTATTTGGGGTATAAGCCAACTTGTATTTCAAGGTGATATCTCTAAAGATAATTTAAAATCGCTTGTTAATTTATTAGCTGATGATAATTCACATATTCGCGCGCAAGCTACCCGTGTATTAACTGATCACAGCTACGCCAATGCAGAACCTGAATTAATTAAAGCACTTGATGACGATAATGCACAGGTTGGCATGTATGCTGCTATTGGGCTTGGAAAAATAGGTAAAATTAATGCCGTTGATGCCATCATTAATAAATTAAATCAAGTTGAAGAGCAAGATTTATGGCTGCGTCATGGTTTAGTAATGGCTTTAGCTGGTATTGATAAATCAGCGTGGATTAAATACAAAAATCACTCATCTGAATATGTTCGAATGGCTGTGTTGTTAGCACTTCGTAAGCAAAAAGATGGCGAACTTAGCTACTTTTTAACCGATAAGAAAAACAGGTTAGTTCGAGAAGCGGCTTATGCAATTAGTGATTTACAACTTTTATCTGAACGAGCTAAACTTGCTGGTCTATTAAATCAATTTAAAGCACACAAAAAACCCGCTTTGGCTTATACCCACCACAGAATTATTAATGCTAATTTTAATGAAGGTAAACTCGATAATGCTAAACAAATTTTAAAATTTGCATTAAATCCTGATACACCTGCACGATTAGCTACAGAAGCACTTGCCGCTATTGAAGCTTGGTACGAGAAAAACCCAATTGATTCGATAACGGGTTTACCTAGTAACATGAACACCAACCGAACCAATATTGATAATTTAGTAAAAACTTATTTGCCTAAATTACTTAAATCTAAAAAAGGTTTCCCTTTGGTTCAATCGTTACGCTTAGCTAAACAATATCAATACCAAGTTGCAACACCAACATTAAAACAAATTACGCTTGATGACGAATCGCCAATTAACACCCGTCTTCAAACTTTAAATTTATTAGCATCAAATGATCAAGAGCAAGCCGTTAATATTGCGACTAAATTATTAGCCGATTCATCAATTAAAGTTAAAAAGGGTGCATTAAACTTAATTTTAGCTAACAAGCCTAACCTAGCTTTAAATTACATTGAAGGCTATCTGAGCTCATCAATTGATGAACAAAAAATTGCATTAGCAACCATGCCTGCAAAAACAAATACACAAATAGAAAAAAAATTAACACAATTAATGCAGCAGTTATTATCAGGGCAACACCCACCTAGCTTAACAATAGAGCTGGTTGCAGCGGCAAAAAACAGCAATAACCAAACGCTTAACCAAATGGCTGCACAATACGAAGCAAATTTAAATAAACTCGATTTATTAGCGCAATACCAAAGTACGTTAGTAGGCGGTGATATTGAAAAAGGCAAACAAATTGTCATGACAGGTGGTGCATCACAATGTTTACGTTGTCATAAAATTAACGGTAGCGGTTCTAGAGTTGGGCCAAATTTAACGAATGTCGGACAAAATTATTCAGCTGAGTATTTACTACAAGCTTTACTAGAACCCAGCGCGACTATAGCGCCATACTTTGGTACTTTTACTTTAACGCTTAATGACAATAACAAAATAAGTGGTTTATTTGTTTCTGAAACCGAGCAACAAATTCAATTAAAATTAGACAATGACCAAACTGAAACATTTACTAAAAATAAAATTAAACACATTGAACGACCTACATCAGGCATGCCACCAATGGGATATATTTTAAGCAAAGCCGAAATTAGAGATGTATTAGCTTATTTGCAAACGTTAAAAGGTAAAAGGGTTAAATCTGGACATTGA
- a CDS encoding endo-1,4-beta-xylanase, whose protein sequence is MENHVFQGASHFAGKVASWDVVNDGHGEDQRQASVWHPNIGDEFIEFAFKKAREADSDAELYYNDYNISWNDAKLDGIVEMAKQFQENDIPLDGIGFQMHINEALPDKVQFAKQLQKVVDLGLKVKITELDIQMNDNNCNGQLTPFIAEKQRYLNIVSTYLAVVPKSLRGGITVWGISDKDSWITALTDNTDWPLLFDNDFNPKPALQGFADALNADPMPELEPNDNESETNDPVELINNSGFEANNTAPWFGHGETQVELESAHVYQGLYSAKATARTDNWNGIAHTVTLEAGKTYLMSAYVKLANAELDKASLSVKLTDDAGDHYNSAAYQVEVNNTNWTLLTGEYTHTVDGTDAGTYIYIEGTASGVEYYIDNISVTKKR, encoded by the coding sequence ATGGAGAATCATGTATTTCAAGGTGCCAGCCACTTTGCCGGAAAAGTAGCAAGCTGGGATGTTGTAAACGACGGCCATGGTGAAGACCAGCGTCAAGCGTCTGTTTGGCATCCAAATATCGGTGATGAATTTATTGAATTCGCTTTTAAAAAAGCCAGAGAAGCCGATTCAGATGCTGAACTTTATTATAATGATTATAATATATCTTGGAATGACGCTAAGCTAGATGGAATTGTTGAGATGGCTAAGCAGTTCCAAGAAAATGATATTCCACTAGATGGAATTGGTTTTCAAATGCATATTAACGAGGCTCTACCTGATAAAGTTCAGTTTGCGAAACAATTACAGAAAGTAGTCGATTTAGGCTTGAAAGTTAAAATTACTGAGCTTGATATCCAAATGAATGACAACAATTGCAATGGCCAACTGACTCCCTTTATTGCAGAAAAACAAAGATATTTGAATATTGTAAGCACGTATTTAGCTGTTGTTCCTAAATCACTTCGTGGTGGTATTACAGTGTGGGGCATAAGTGATAAAGACAGCTGGATTACGGCATTAACAGACAACACAGATTGGCCATTATTGTTTGATAATGATTTTAATCCTAAGCCCGCTTTGCAAGGTTTTGCAGACGCACTAAACGCTGACCCAATGCCAGAACTAGAACCAAATGACAATGAATCTGAAACTAATGATCCGGTGGAGTTAATTAACAATTCTGGTTTTGAAGCGAATAACACAGCTCCTTGGTTTGGTCATGGGGAAACCCAAGTTGAATTAGAATCGGCGCATGTTTATCAAGGCCTATATTCGGCTAAAGCAACGGCTAGAACAGATAACTGGAATGGGATAGCACACACGGTTACATTAGAAGCAGGAAAAACGTATTTAATGTCGGCTTACGTAAAACTTGCCAATGCAGAGTTAGATAAAGCATCTTTAAGTGTAAAATTAACAGATGACGCAGGCGACCATTACAATTCAGCTGCGTATCAAGTAGAGGTTAATAATACCAACTGGACTTTATTAACGGGTGAATATACACATACTGTTGATGGGACGGATGCTGGGACTTATATTTACATAGAAGGAACTGCCAGCGGGGTCGAATATTATATTGACAATATTTCAGTCACTAAAAAACGATAA
- a CDS encoding endo-1,4-beta-xylanase — translation MKLDPLSNLAEFSPVTVDSLKSLTQILIGVAVPAGQASNSVLTSSKRSSVVMKHFSQISAENIMKMDALQPSQGTFNFTEADALVNYANNNGLTLHGHVLVWHSQIPTWIQIFPVISQLGLILWRIMYFKVPATLPEK, via the coding sequence GTGAAATTGGATCCTTTATCTAATTTGGCCGAGTTTTCGCCAGTCACAGTCGACAGTTTAAAGTCATTAACTCAAATCCTTATAGGTGTTGCCGTACCTGCAGGTCAAGCAAGTAATAGTGTGCTTACAAGTAGCAAACGTAGTTCCGTTGTAATGAAACACTTTAGCCAAATTTCTGCCGAAAACATAATGAAAATGGATGCATTGCAGCCCAGTCAGGGTACTTTTAATTTTACAGAAGCTGATGCGTTGGTTAATTATGCAAATAATAATGGGCTAACATTACATGGCCACGTATTGGTTTGGCATAGTCAAATTCCTACTTGGATACAAATTTTTCCGGTGATAAGTCAGCTTGGGTTGATATTATGGAGAATCATGTATTTCAAGGTGCCAGCCACTTTGCCGGAAAAGTAG